Proteins from a genomic interval of Kitasatospora herbaricolor:
- the truB gene encoding tRNA pseudouridine(55) synthase TruB produces the protein MKRKGTGPDGLVIVDKPEGITSHGVVAKMRWLAGTRKVGHAGTLDPMATGVLVIGVERATRLLGHLMLTAKTYEATVRLGQNTVTDDREGEVTSSTPATGVTREAVDAGVAKLTGEIMQVPSKVSAIKIDGKRSYTRVREGEDFEIPARATTIHSFTVHGLRAALAEDGTPVVDLDVTVECSSGTYIRALARDLGADLGVGGHLTALRRTRVGPYSVESARTLEQLEEAAKGEAATGLPVLPIGEAAAATFPRWDIDADQAKLLANGMKLKAPGLGVEGPVAVFGPEERFLALVEEKGGYARPVAVFVG, from the coding sequence ATGAAGCGCAAGGGAACCGGCCCCGACGGCCTGGTCATCGTCGACAAGCCGGAGGGCATCACCTCGCACGGGGTGGTGGCCAAGATGCGGTGGCTCGCCGGCACCCGCAAGGTCGGGCACGCCGGGACCCTCGACCCGATGGCCACCGGCGTGCTGGTGATCGGCGTCGAGCGGGCCACCCGGCTGCTGGGGCACCTGATGCTCACCGCCAAGACCTACGAGGCGACGGTGCGGCTCGGGCAGAACACCGTCACCGACGACCGCGAGGGCGAGGTCACCTCCTCGACCCCCGCCACCGGGGTGACCCGGGAGGCGGTGGACGCCGGCGTCGCCAAGCTGACCGGCGAGATCATGCAGGTGCCGTCCAAGGTCAGCGCCATCAAGATCGACGGCAAGCGCTCGTACACCCGGGTCCGCGAGGGCGAGGACTTCGAGATCCCGGCCCGCGCCACCACCATCCACTCGTTCACCGTGCACGGGCTGCGTGCGGCGCTCGCCGAGGACGGGACGCCGGTGGTCGACCTCGACGTCACCGTGGAGTGCTCCTCCGGCACCTACATCCGGGCCCTGGCCCGTGACCTCGGCGCGGACCTCGGCGTCGGCGGGCACCTGACCGCGCTGCGCCGCACCCGGGTCGGCCCCTACTCGGTGGAGTCCGCCCGCACCCTGGAGCAGCTGGAGGAGGCGGCCAAGGGCGAGGCGGCCACCGGCCTTCCGGTGCTGCCGATCGGCGAGGCCGCCGCGGCGACCTTCCCGCGCTGGGACATCGACGCCGACCAGGCCAAGCTGCTCGCCAACGGCATGAAGCTGAAGGCGCCGGGGCTCGGGGTGGAGGGCCCGGTCGCGGTCTTCGGCCCGGAGGAGCGCTTCCTGGCGCTGGTGGAGGAGAAGGGCGGCTACGCCCGCCCGGTGGCCGTCTTCGTCGGCTGA
- a CDS encoding DHH family phosphoesterase, whose amino-acid sequence MAGEPAVAGSVVSTDAVSAAQAAGTSGASSTSTVEGALAVLPGPRAEVPGFELVWQQVVAEIGRARSIDLICHICPDGDALGSALAAGLALRSLGHDVRVSFGDDPQVVPESLAFLPGQELIVPAADVPDVPDLVLCFDVASEGRLGLLHAKAFAAPVLAVIDHHASNPGFGTHQLIDPTAPATAVLVDELLRRLGVPLDQDLATCLYTGVATDTGSFKYAATTPATHELAGRLLATGIRHDLISRQLWDTSSFGYLKVLAGALQRAVYEPDAAGGLGLVWTWVPYEDLALFSVTVEEIEGLIDILRRPAEAEVALVLKQDPDGTLRGSSRSKGAVDVARACGELGGGGHTYAAGFSTREDVDGVVARFRAALRPAGG is encoded by the coding sequence ATGGCCGGCGAGCCGGCGGTGGCCGGCTCCGTGGTGAGCACAGATGCAGTGAGCGCGGCGCAGGCCGCGGGGACCTCGGGGGCGTCCTCCACCAGCACGGTGGAGGGTGCCCTCGCGGTGCTTCCGGGCCCGCGTGCCGAGGTGCCGGGCTTCGAGCTGGTCTGGCAGCAGGTGGTCGCCGAGATCGGGCGCGCCCGCTCCATCGACCTGATCTGCCACATCTGCCCCGACGGTGACGCGCTGGGCTCGGCCCTCGCGGCCGGCCTCGCGCTGCGCTCGCTCGGCCACGACGTGCGGGTCTCCTTCGGCGACGACCCGCAGGTCGTCCCCGAGTCACTGGCCTTCCTGCCCGGGCAGGAACTGATCGTCCCGGCCGCCGACGTCCCCGACGTCCCCGACCTGGTGCTCTGCTTCGACGTGGCCTCCGAGGGGCGGCTCGGCCTGCTGCACGCCAAGGCCTTCGCCGCCCCGGTGCTGGCCGTCATCGACCACCACGCCTCCAACCCGGGCTTCGGCACCCACCAGCTGATCGACCCGACGGCGCCCGCCACCGCCGTCCTGGTGGACGAGCTGCTGCGGCGCCTGGGCGTCCCGCTGGACCAGGACCTGGCGACCTGCCTCTACACGGGCGTGGCCACCGACACCGGCTCCTTCAAGTACGCCGCCACCACCCCCGCCACCCACGAACTCGCCGGCCGGCTGCTGGCCACCGGCATCAGGCACGACCTGATCTCCCGGCAGCTGTGGGACACCTCCTCCTTCGGCTACCTCAAGGTCCTCGCCGGCGCGCTGCAGCGCGCGGTCTACGAGCCCGACGCGGCCGGCGGCCTCGGCCTGGTGTGGACCTGGGTCCCGTACGAGGACCTGGCGTTGTTCAGCGTCACCGTGGAGGAGATCGAGGGCCTGATCGACATCCTCCGCCGCCCGGCCGAGGCCGAGGTCGCGCTCGTCCTCAAGCAGGACCCGGACGGCACCCTGCGCGGCTCCTCGCGCTCCAAGGGCGCGGTGGACGTCGCCCGCGCCTGCGGCGAGCTGGGCGGCGGCGGGCACACCTACGCGGCCGGTTTCTCCACCCGGGAGGACGTCGACGGCGTGGTGGCCCGGTTCCGGGCGGCCCTGCGCCCGGCCGGCGGGTGA
- the rbfA gene encoding 30S ribosome-binding factor RbfA, producing the protein MTDKARARKLADRIQVVVAETLQRRVKDPRLGFVTITDTRVTGDLREATIFYTVYGDETERQAAAAGLESAKGILRSTVGKETGVRHTPSLTFVADALPDNARNIDDLLDRARQIDAEVRTTATGKTYAGEADPYKVPASERDDEDE; encoded by the coding sequence GTGACCGACAAGGCAAGGGCGCGCAAGCTCGCCGACCGCATCCAGGTGGTGGTCGCCGAGACCCTGCAGCGGCGGGTCAAGGACCCGCGACTGGGCTTCGTGACCATCACCGACACCCGGGTGACCGGGGACCTGCGTGAGGCCACCATCTTCTACACGGTCTACGGCGACGAGACCGAGCGCCAGGCCGCGGCCGCCGGGCTGGAGAGTGCCAAGGGCATCCTCCGCAGCACCGTCGGCAAGGAGACCGGGGTGCGCCACACCCCGTCGCTGACCTTCGTCGCGGACGCTCTGCCGGACAACGCCCGCAACATCGACGACCTGCTCGACCGGGCCCGGCAGATCGACGCCGAGGTGCGCACCACGGCGACCGGGAAGACGTACGCCGGAGAGGCGGACCCGTACAAGGTCCCCGCCTCCGAGCGTGACGACGAGGACGAGTAG
- a CDS encoding DUF503 domain-containing protein, which translates to MFVGTLTFDLLLGDVHSLKEKRSVVRPIVAELQRKYSVCAAEVGNQDLHRRAEIGVAVVSGEAGFVTEILDSCERLVAGRPEVQLLSARRRYHGDDDD; encoded by the coding sequence ATGTTCGTAGGAACACTCACGTTCGACCTTCTGCTCGGCGACGTCCACTCGCTGAAGGAGAAACGCTCGGTCGTGCGGCCCATCGTGGCCGAGCTGCAGCGCAAGTACAGCGTGTGCGCGGCGGAAGTAGGGAACCAGGATCTGCACCGCAGGGCCGAGATCGGCGTCGCGGTGGTGTCCGGCGAAGCCGGGTTCGTCACCGAGATCCTGGACAGCTGCGAGCGGCTGGTCGCCGGCCGCCCCGAGGTCCAGCTGCTCTCCGCGAGGAGGCGCTACCACGGTGACGACGACGACTGA
- the infB gene encoding translation initiation factor IF-2 translates to MAKVRVYELAKELGLESKAVMAKLTELGEFVRSASSTIEAPVVRKLTDALGVAPTGGSAAKPGPRKPAAPQPAGGSATGSAAPRPGAPTPGPRPAATPGPRPTPAAAAAPAAPAAPAPAKPAAAAPGPRPAARPAAPAAPAAPAAEFSSPAPAGDAAPAAPERPAAQAARPAAQAPAAAGGAGARPGPRPAGPRPGNNPFTSGSATGMARPGDRRPAAPGAARPGAGAPGGDRGAPRPGGDRGPRPDGLAGARPGADRGAPRPGGDRPRPAGAPGADRGAPRPGGDRPRPAGAPGADRGAPRPGGAPRPDGMPRPAGPRPGGPSPSGMPRPNPGMMPQRPAGPGPRPGPGGRGPGGPGGRPGGPGAGAGGARPGFAGRPAGPGSRPAGGGFGGPRPGGAPGGGGGFGPRPGGFGGRPGGPGARGGTQGAFGRGPGGRPARARKSKRARRQEYEAMQAPSVGGVMLPRGNGQTVRLSSGASLMDFAEKINANPAALVSVMFNLGEMVTATQSVSDATLQLLADEMGFVLEIVSRDDEDRELLESFDIDFGANEGDEDMLVARPPVVTVMGHVDHGKTRLLDAIRKTNVVAGEAGGITQHIGAYQVSATVNGEERPITFLDTPGHEAFSAMRARGAKSTDIAILVVAANDGVMPQTVEALNHAKAAGVPIVVAVNKIDVEGADPTKVRGQLTEFGLVAEEYGGDTMFVDISARQGLNIDQLLEAVVLTADASLDLRANPEQDAQGIAIEAHLDKGRGAMATVLVQRGTLRVGDSIVVGDAYGRVRAMLDENGNSLAEAGPSRPVLLLGLTSVPRAGDSFIVVDEDRTARQIAEKRSARDRNAAFAQRRVRVSLEDLDKAIAAGEIEQLNLIIKGDVSGSVEALEDALVKLDVGEEVELRILHRGVGAITESDVNLAMGSDAIIIGFNVRAEGRARTAADKEGVDVRYYSVIYQAIEEIESALKGMLKPEYEEVRLGSAEIREVFRSSKFGNIAGVIVREGLLRRNAKARLIRDGKVITENLTIEGLRRFKDDATEVREGFEAGVTLGSFNDIKVEDVIETYEMREKPRA, encoded by the coding sequence GTGGCTAAGGTCCGGGTTTATGAACTCGCCAAGGAGCTTGGCTTGGAGAGCAAGGCCGTCATGGCCAAGCTCACCGAGCTCGGCGAGTTCGTCCGTTCGGCGTCCTCGACCATCGAGGCACCGGTCGTACGCAAGTTGACTGACGCGCTTGGAGTGGCCCCCACGGGTGGTTCCGCTGCCAAGCCTGGCCCGCGCAAGCCCGCGGCGCCCCAGCCCGCCGGCGGTTCCGCCACCGGTTCGGCCGCACCCCGCCCGGGTGCCCCCACGCCGGGTCCGCGCCCTGCCGCGACCCCGGGTCCCCGTCCCACCCCGGCTGCCGCCGCGGCTCCCGCCGCCCCGGCCGCCCCCGCCCCGGCGAAGCCGGCCGCCGCTGCTCCGGGCCCGCGCCCGGCGGCGCGTCCCGCCGCCCCGGCGGCCCCGGCCGCGCCCGCGGCCGAGTTCTCCTCGCCGGCTCCCGCCGGTGACGCGGCGCCCGCCGCCCCCGAGCGTCCGGCCGCCCAGGCCGCCCGCCCGGCCGCGCAGGCTCCCGCTGCCGCCGGCGGTGCCGGTGCCCGTCCGGGCCCGCGCCCGGCCGGCCCGCGCCCCGGCAACAACCCGTTCACCTCGGGCAGTGCCACCGGCATGGCCCGTCCCGGTGACCGTCGCCCGGCCGCGCCGGGTGCCGCCCGTCCGGGTGCCGGTGCCCCCGGTGGCGACCGTGGCGCCCCGCGCCCCGGTGGCGACCGCGGCCCCCGTCCCGACGGCCTGGCCGGTGCCCGTCCGGGTGCCGACCGTGGCGCCCCGCGTCCCGGTGGCGACCGTCCGCGTCCCGCGGGTGCGCCGGGTGCCGACCGTGGCGCCCCGCGTCCCGGTGGCGACCGTCCGCGTCCCGCCGGTGCGCCCGGTGCCGACCGTGGCGCCCCGCGCCCCGGTGGTGCCCCGCGCCCCGACGGCATGCCGCGTCCGGCCGGTCCGCGTCCGGGTGGGCCCAGCCCGTCCGGCATGCCGCGTCCGAACCCGGGCATGATGCCGCAGCGTCCGGCCGGTCCGGGCCCGCGTCCGGGCCCCGGTGGCCGTGGTCCCGGTGGCCCCGGCGGCCGTCCGGGTGGTCCGGGTGCCGGCGCCGGTGGCGCCCGTCCCGGCTTCGCCGGCCGTCCGGCCGGTCCGGGTTCGCGCCCGGCCGGTGGCGGCTTCGGCGGCCCGCGTCCCGGTGGCGCTCCCGGCGGTGGCGGTGGCTTCGGCCCGCGTCCCGGCGGCTTCGGCGGCCGTCCCGGTGGCCCGGGTGCCCGTGGTGGCACGCAGGGTGCCTTCGGTCGTGGCCCGGGCGGTCGCCCGGCCCGTGCCCGCAAGTCGAAGCGCGCGCGTCGCCAGGAGTACGAGGCCATGCAGGCCCCGTCCGTCGGCGGTGTGATGCTGCCCCGCGGCAACGGCCAGACCGTTCGCCTGTCGAGCGGCGCCTCGCTGATGGACTTCGCGGAGAAGATCAACGCCAACCCGGCCGCGCTCGTCTCGGTGATGTTCAACCTCGGTGAGATGGTCACCGCGACCCAGTCGGTCTCCGACGCCACGCTGCAGCTGCTGGCGGACGAGATGGGCTTCGTCCTGGAGATCGTCAGCCGTGACGACGAGGACCGTGAGCTGCTGGAGTCGTTCGACATCGACTTCGGTGCGAACGAGGGCGACGAGGACATGCTGGTGGCCCGCCCGCCGGTCGTCACCGTCATGGGTCACGTCGACCACGGTAAGACCCGCCTGCTGGACGCCATCCGCAAGACCAACGTGGTGGCTGGCGAGGCCGGTGGCATCACCCAGCACATCGGTGCCTACCAGGTGTCGGCGACGGTGAACGGCGAAGAGCGTCCGATCACCTTCCTCGACACCCCGGGTCACGAGGCGTTCTCCGCCATGCGTGCCCGTGGTGCCAAGTCCACCGACATCGCGATCCTGGTGGTCGCGGCCAACGACGGTGTCATGCCGCAGACGGTCGAGGCGTTGAACCACGCCAAGGCCGCCGGTGTGCCGATCGTGGTCGCGGTCAACAAGATCGACGTCGAGGGCGCCGACCCGACCAAGGTCCGCGGTCAGCTGACCGAGTTCGGCCTGGTGGCCGAGGAGTACGGCGGCGACACCATGTTCGTCGACATCTCCGCGCGCCAGGGTCTGAACATCGACCAGCTGCTGGAGGCGGTCGTCCTGACCGCCGACGCCTCGCTCGACCTGCGGGCCAACCCGGAGCAGGACGCGCAGGGCATCGCGATCGAGGCCCACCTCGACAAGGGCCGCGGCGCCATGGCGACCGTCCTGGTCCAGCGCGGCACGCTGCGCGTCGGTGACTCGATCGTGGTCGGCGACGCCTACGGCCGCGTCCGCGCCATGCTGGACGAGAACGGCAACAGCCTCGCCGAGGCCGGCCCGTCCCGTCCGGTTCTGCTCCTCGGTCTCACCTCGGTGCCCCGCGCCGGCGACAGCTTCATCGTCGTCGACGAGGACCGCACCGCGCGTCAGATCGCCGAGAAGCGCTCGGCCCGTGACCGCAACGCCGCGTTCGCGCAGCGCCGGGTCCGGGTGTCGCTGGAGGACCTCGACAAGGCCATCGCGGCCGGCGAGATCGAGCAGCTCAACCTCATCATCAAGGGTGACGTCTCCGGTTCCGTGGAGGCCCTGGAGGACGCCCTCGTCAAGCTCGACGTGGGCGAGGAGGTCGAGCTCCGCATCCTGCACCGCGGTGTGGGTGCGATCACCGAGTCCGACGTCAACCTGGCGATGGGCTCCGACGCCATCATCATCGGCTTCAACGTGCGCGCCGAAGGCCGTGCCCGTACCGCGGCCGACAAGGAAGGCGTGGACGTCCGGTACTACTCGGTCATCTACCAGGCGATCGAGGAGATCGAGTCGGCCCTCAAGGGCATGCTCAAGCCGGAGTACGAGGAGGTGCGCCTCGGTTCCGCGGAGATCCGCGAGGTGTTCCGCTCCTCCAAGTTCGGCAACATCGCGGGTGTCATCGTCCGCGAGGGCCTGCTGCGCCGCAACGCCAAGGCACGCCTCATCCGCGACGGCAAGGTCATCACGGAGAACCTCACCATCGAGGGCCTGCGTCGTTTCAAGGACGACGCGACCGAGGTCCGCGAGGGCTTCGAGGCCGGTGTGACCCTCGGGTCGTTCAACGACATCAAGGTCGAGGACGTCATCGAGACCTACGAGATGCGCGAGAAGCCGCGCGCGTAA
- a CDS encoding YlxR family protein translates to MGCRKRAAKHQLLRVTAIEGVCVPDPRGALPGRGAHLHLDPTCLDLAVRRRAFPRAFRLQGSLDTERLREYVEERAGGTPAS, encoded by the coding sequence GTGGGCTGCCGCAAGCGAGCGGCCAAGCACCAGCTGTTGCGTGTCACGGCGATCGAGGGCGTCTGCGTCCCCGATCCCCGCGGCGCACTGCCGGGTAGGGGTGCGCACCTGCACCTCGACCCGACCTGCCTCGACCTCGCGGTCCGCCGCCGGGCGTTCCCCAGGGCCTTCCGGCTCCAGGGCTCGCTCGACACGGAGCGGCTCCGCGAGTACGTCGAGGAGCGGGCCGGCGGCACCCCGGCGTCCTGA
- the nusA gene encoding transcription termination factor NusA — MDIDMSALRGLVTEKNIPFDLLVESIESALLIAYHRTEGSRRRARVELDRKSGHVTVWALEDATELDEGVEPKEFDDTPSGFGRIAASTAKQVILQRLRDAADDQTFGEYAGKEGDIVTGVVQQGNDPKNILVDIGKLEAILPPQEQVPGEDYKHGTRLKCYVVAVRRGVRGASVTLSRTHPNLVRKLFALEVPEIADGSVEIAAIAREAGHRTKIAVWSRRQGLNAKGACIGPVGSRVRNVMAELHGEKIDIVDWSEDPAEMVAAALSPARVTKVEIVDYNQRSARVIVPDYQLSLAIGKEGQNARLAARLTGWRIDIRPDTEGQPEGRPENDGREPAGE, encoded by the coding sequence GTGGACATCGACATGAGCGCCCTGCGTGGGCTGGTTACCGAGAAGAACATCCCCTTCGACCTGCTGGTCGAGTCGATCGAGTCGGCCCTCCTCATCGCGTACCACCGCACCGAGGGCTCGCGCCGCCGGGCGCGCGTCGAGCTGGACCGCAAGAGCGGCCACGTGACGGTGTGGGCGCTGGAGGACGCGACCGAGCTGGACGAGGGCGTCGAGCCCAAGGAGTTCGACGACACCCCGAGCGGCTTCGGCCGGATCGCCGCCAGCACCGCCAAGCAGGTCATCCTGCAGCGGCTGCGCGACGCCGCCGACGACCAGACCTTCGGCGAGTACGCGGGCAAGGAGGGCGACATCGTCACTGGTGTCGTCCAGCAGGGCAACGACCCCAAGAACATCCTGGTCGACATCGGCAAGCTGGAGGCCATCCTGCCTCCGCAGGAGCAGGTGCCGGGCGAGGACTACAAGCACGGCACCCGTCTGAAGTGCTACGTGGTGGCCGTGCGCCGCGGTGTCCGCGGCGCGTCGGTGACGCTCTCGCGCACCCACCCCAACCTGGTGCGCAAGCTGTTCGCGCTGGAGGTCCCGGAGATCGCCGACGGCAGCGTCGAGATCGCCGCGATCGCCCGCGAGGCCGGCCACCGCACCAAGATCGCCGTCTGGTCGCGCCGCCAGGGCCTGAACGCCAAGGGCGCCTGCATCGGCCCGGTCGGCAGCCGGGTGCGCAACGTGATGGCCGAGCTGCACGGCGAGAAGATCGACATCGTCGACTGGTCCGAGGACCCGGCGGAGATGGTCGCCGCGGCGCTGTCCCCCGCACGGGTGACGAAGGTCGAGATCGTCGACTACAACCAGCGCTCCGCACGGGTGATCGTGCCGGACTACCAGTTGTCGCTGGCGATCGGCAAGGAGGGGCAGAACGCCCGTCTGGCCGCCCGCCTCACAGGCTGGCGGATCGACATCCGGCCGGACACCGAGGGCCAGCCCGAGGGCCGGCCCGAGAACGACGGCCGGGAGCCCGCGGGCGAGTAG
- the rimP gene encoding ribosome maturation factor RimP has translation MSTTQIDRLRALLEPLAASSGLDLEEVKVTQAGSRRQVQVDVDADGGVDLDTIAEFSRVVGEALDGSDVMGSGAYVLEVGSPGAERTLTEPRHWRRAEGRLVKAQLADGTEIVARVLSADEDGALVEVQPVKGRGKAKERRLEYTEVAKARVQVEFNRKDEKLLDEAPDFDDTDEAEDAEDGTEDGSDSEDASDEE, from the coding sequence ATGAGCACCACCCAGATCGACCGGCTGCGTGCGTTGCTGGAGCCGCTGGCCGCAAGCTCCGGGCTGGACCTGGAAGAGGTCAAGGTCACCCAGGCCGGCAGCCGCCGCCAGGTGCAGGTCGACGTGGACGCCGACGGCGGCGTGGACCTCGACACCATCGCCGAGTTCAGCCGCGTGGTCGGCGAGGCGCTGGACGGGTCCGACGTGATGGGCAGCGGCGCGTACGTGCTGGAGGTCGGTTCCCCGGGTGCCGAGCGCACCCTCACCGAGCCCCGCCACTGGCGCCGGGCCGAGGGCCGGCTGGTCAAGGCGCAGCTGGCGGACGGCACCGAGATCGTCGCCCGGGTGCTGTCGGCCGACGAGGACGGCGCGCTGGTCGAGGTGCAGCCGGTGAAGGGCCGCGGCAAGGCCAAGGAGCGCCGTCTGGAGTACACCGAGGTGGCCAAGGCGCGCGTCCAGGTGGAGTTCAACCGCAAGGACGAGAAGCTCCTGGACGAGGCCCCCGACTTCGACGACACCGACGAGGCCGAGGACGCCGAGGACGGCACCGAGGACGGCAGCGACTCCGAGGACGCCTCCGACGAGGAGTAG
- a CDS encoding ferritin-like domain-containing protein: MQRRRRRTTLALGLLAAAAVLTACTGSHHKDGDEQRQADPDLPVRTRAVAATDALLAAYDTVIAGPGAGRAGELQPLRAELLRHRAAFAEGLPSAAPTPGAGTGPSGGAASPGGSGTATGTPGATATAPGEPTAAVTTVAELGAAERRTAEARLADLPAASADLARLLAAVSASDALHAVALGDTTPVTAPAPTPTASASASGPAGASASATSPSATSPSAAPATGTGPGSPAAGAAPLPDGTATALQSALAAEHAAVYGYGVVGAKLPDEAQRTDARAAYATHEARRDTWRRLLAGAGATPGAAAAGYQLPFAVADAAGATRLAAHIEARLTDVYGELVAALPADRRVAAADALRGTALQARRWGSAVTAFPGLPEPAAASPGGSTAPTPTG, from the coding sequence ATGCAGCGCCGCCGCCGACGGACCACCCTGGCCCTCGGGCTGCTCGCCGCCGCCGCGGTGCTGACCGCCTGCACCGGCTCCCACCACAAGGACGGGGACGAACAGCGGCAGGCCGACCCCGACCTGCCGGTCCGCACCCGCGCGGTGGCGGCCACCGACGCCCTGCTGGCCGCCTACGACACCGTCATCGCCGGGCCGGGCGCGGGCCGGGCCGGGGAGCTCCAGCCGCTGCGCGCGGAACTGCTCCGGCACCGGGCCGCCTTCGCCGAGGGGCTGCCGAGCGCGGCGCCCACCCCCGGCGCCGGCACCGGCCCCTCCGGCGGCGCCGCCTCCCCCGGTGGCTCCGGCACGGCCACCGGCACCCCCGGCGCCACCGCCACCGCCCCGGGCGAACCGACCGCCGCCGTCACCACCGTGGCCGAGCTCGGCGCGGCCGAGCGGCGCACCGCCGAGGCCAGGCTCGCGGACCTGCCCGCCGCCTCAGCGGACCTCGCCCGGCTGCTCGCCGCGGTCTCCGCCTCGGACGCGCTGCACGCGGTCGCGCTCGGCGACACCACCCCGGTGACCGCCCCGGCGCCCACCCCGACCGCCTCCGCCTCCGCGAGCGGGCCGGCCGGCGCGAGCGCCTCCGCCACCTCCCCTTCCGCCACCTCCCCCAGCGCCGCCCCGGCCACCGGCACCGGCCCGGGCTCACCGGCCGCCGGCGCCGCGCCGCTGCCCGACGGCACGGCCACCGCCCTGCAGAGCGCGCTGGCCGCCGAGCACGCCGCCGTCTACGGCTACGGGGTGGTCGGCGCCAAGCTCCCCGACGAGGCGCAGCGCACCGACGCCCGGGCCGCCTACGCCACCCACGAGGCCCGGCGCGACACCTGGCGCCGGCTGCTGGCCGGCGCGGGCGCCACCCCCGGCGCGGCCGCCGCCGGCTACCAGCTGCCCTTCGCGGTGGCCGACGCGGCCGGCGCCACCCGGCTGGCCGCCCACATCGAGGCCCGGCTGACCGACGTCTACGGGGAGCTGGTGGCCGCCCTGCCCGCCGACCGGCGGGTCGCCGCCGCCGACGCGCTGCGCGGCACCGCCCTGCAGGCCCGCCGCTGGGGCTCCGCCGTCACCGCCTTCCCCGGCCTGCCCGAGCCGGCCGCCGCCTCCCCCGGCGGCTCCACCGCGCCCACCCCCACCGGCTGA
- a CDS encoding aminoglycoside phosphotransferase family protein, translating to MSAAPAGITVPQHLARSVGARYGESGRAWLERLPERVAGYLDRWDLTLERVLDPGGRLSLIGYVHRDDLSPAVLKAGLITPETAQEHAALTHWAGRGAVLLLAAEPAEGMLLLERLHGEIPLRSLAEAKAMLEATSLLQRLWVPPADDHPFTAVADRVHALAEGIRRHRDLPGAADTRPLADEALSTAEGLLASATERFLLHGDFHHGNVLAADRSPWLVIDPTPLVGERAYDLARLAQDRLDTLIGSPGPRGAARRRLHQLAEAVEVDHDRLRGWTLFRSVAAGLHSLDAGDAGTAQLYLEFADWL from the coding sequence ATGTCGGCAGCACCAGCGGGGATCACCGTCCCGCAGCACTTGGCGCGGAGCGTCGGCGCCCGGTACGGCGAGAGCGGCCGGGCCTGGCTGGAGCGCCTGCCGGAGCGCGTCGCCGGCTACCTCGACCGCTGGGACCTCACGCTGGAGCGGGTCCTGGACCCGGGCGGCCGGCTCAGCCTGATCGGGTACGTCCACCGGGACGACCTCAGCCCGGCCGTGCTCAAGGCCGGGCTGATCACCCCCGAGACCGCCCAGGAACACGCCGCCCTCACCCACTGGGCCGGCCGGGGCGCCGTCCTGCTGCTGGCCGCCGAACCCGCCGAGGGCATGCTGCTGCTGGAGCGGCTGCACGGCGAGATCCCGCTGCGCTCGCTCGCCGAGGCCAAAGCCATGCTGGAGGCCACCAGCCTGCTCCAGCGCCTGTGGGTGCCGCCGGCCGACGACCACCCGTTCACCGCCGTCGCCGACCGGGTGCACGCGCTGGCCGAGGGCATCCGCCGCCACCGCGACCTGCCCGGCGCCGCCGACACCCGGCCGCTGGCCGACGAGGCGCTGAGCACCGCCGAGGGCCTGCTCGCCTCGGCCACCGAGCGGTTCCTGCTGCACGGGGACTTCCACCACGGCAACGTGCTGGCCGCCGACCGCTCGCCCTGGCTGGTGATCGACCCCACGCCGCTGGTCGGCGAACGCGCCTACGACCTGGCCCGACTCGCCCAGGACCGGCTGGACACCCTGATCGGCTCCCCGGGCCCGCGCGGTGCGGCCCGCCGCCGGCTGCACCAGCTCGCCGAGGCGGTCGAGGTGGACCACGACCGGCTGCGCGGCTGGACCCTCTTCCGCAGCGTCGCCGCCGGGCTGCACAGCCTGGACGCCGGCGACGCCGGGACCGCCCAGCTCTACCTGGAGTTCGCGGACTGGCTCTGA
- a CDS encoding GNAT family N-acetyltransferase, with the protein MEQLTEVIIEPIDLAAWAPYALEVQAQAFGLTAEEVAVRLQIVGRHALQPGVIALGAMSGGRLVGFGYGMPNHREHWWSTVIQPHLEARGHGDWLDEVFAVTELHVLPGFQGQGVGSGLIRRLCEGSGLPRSILSAIDAETPARRLYRSLGYRDLARAVHFPNTDRPYAVMGATLPLRPGRAAQSQSANSR; encoded by the coding sequence ATGGAGCAGCTCACCGAGGTGATCATCGAGCCCATCGACCTGGCGGCCTGGGCGCCGTACGCGCTGGAGGTCCAGGCGCAGGCCTTCGGGCTGACGGCCGAGGAGGTCGCGGTCCGCCTGCAGATCGTCGGTCGGCACGCCCTGCAGCCCGGCGTGATCGCGCTCGGCGCGATGAGCGGCGGCCGGCTGGTCGGCTTCGGCTACGGGATGCCCAACCACCGCGAGCACTGGTGGAGCACGGTGATCCAGCCGCACCTGGAGGCCCGGGGGCACGGCGACTGGCTGGACGAGGTCTTCGCCGTCACCGAACTGCACGTGCTGCCCGGGTTCCAGGGGCAGGGCGTCGGCAGCGGGCTGATCAGGCGGCTGTGCGAGGGCTCCGGACTGCCCCGCAGCATCCTGTCGGCGATCGACGCGGAGACCCCGGCCCGGCGGCTGTACCGTTCGCTGGGCTACCGCGACCTGGCCCGTGCCGTGCACTTCCCGAACACCGACCGGCCGTACGCCGTGATGGGCGCGACGCTGCCGTTGCGCCCCGGGCGGGCCGCTCAGAGCCAGTCCGCGAACTCCAGGTAG